One region of Fragaria vesca subsp. vesca linkage group LG4, FraVesHawaii_1.0, whole genome shotgun sequence genomic DNA includes:
- the LOC101302350 gene encoding 60S ribosomal protein L28-1-like yields the protein MATVPGQLIWEIVKKNNSFLVKEFGRSHAGVRFSKEPNNLLNLHSYKQSGLANKKTVTIQPGKDQSVLLATTKTRKQNKPAALLHKSVLKKDFRRMANAVNNQVVKNFYRADLKHAALARLSVVHRSLKVAKSGAKKRNRQAVRIYGRK from the exons ATGGCGACGGTTCCAGGGCAACTGATATGGGAGATAGTGAAGAAGAACAACTCTTTTCTGGTGAAGGAGTTCGGCCGAAGCCACGCCGGCGTTAGGTTCAGCAAGGAGCCCAACAACCTCTTGAACCTCCACTCCTACAAGCAATCTG GGTTGGCGAACAAGAAGACCGTGACAATTCAGCCCGGGAAGGACCAGTCTGTGCTGCTGGCGACGACTAAGACCAGGAAGCAGAACAAGCCTGCTGCTCTGCTCCACAAGTCTGTGTTGAAGAAGGATTTCCGCCGCATGGCCAATGCCGTCAACAACCAG GTGGTAAAGAACTTCTACCGTGCAGATCTGAAGCATGCTGCCCTTGCAAGGTTGAGTGTTGTTCACAGGAGCCTCAAGGTTGCCAAGTCTGGTGCTAAGAAGAGAAACAGGCAGGCTGTCAGAATCTATGGCAGGAAATGA
- the LOC101302062 gene encoding uncharacterized protein At1g51745-like, whose translation MGSSGESGNNGIDASVGSLVWVRRRNGSWWPGRIVGLDELSEDFVVSPRSGTPVKLLGRDDASVDWYNLEKSKRVKPFRCGEYDECIAKAKAAAANPNKKAAKYARREDAIIHALEIENERLAKDNVNISSRMSNSGGDRDCSARESPATSHSGEENGDMTDDGRRKRTPNDSEDDGTEGVKRMRGLQDLGMGVVSKRSVQTEGLLEIVQHDNASLLHSNTQNGMPNGSLANGSKNSSSLRRKRSPVATANEFLKRKSRSRPLTKVLESTEMVSIPVTGDQLPNSSGSSLQLSDGKVPELELNESKRSLSMDHTGVSCDNDASTDAPEQATVSSYINQMKENEIVSKSELLENGSSKRIFDVRLVGEEKRPSGNSAVLAPCSSGRPEIGVAARQSNRSSQAEAESLRNGRPNESGPTSSAAVHDICQSIERGGSKWQSKGKRNSRQTSRDRKHNSRKYMNVDDLSNASLASIGCSDMLCHVSDLKRNCNGISGSATFDYTLQGKSKQVAELSDGPTQRSLPYRQSRFMVPARYQTSDSIARNTSLYDVKVEIKAKYRPQHVPLVSLTSKLNGKAIVGHPVTVKALDDGYSDRLFGSMECDLRGGKLSYAVQQTAEIGKIPARHLGSPNSPKTKKSGLLQKKTRKLSSLTGHRQSEERKLPVEKSGPVIACIPLKLVFSRINEAVNGLARPTHRVLKTK comes from the exons ATGGGGAGTTCCGGCGAGTCCGGTAATAACGGCATTGATGCGTCAGTGGGGTCCTTGGTTTGGGTCCGGCGCCGAAACGGGTCGTGGTGGCCGGGCAGGATTGTGGGGCTGGACGAGTTGTCTGAGGATTTTGTGGTTTCGCCTAGGTCCGGGACTCCGGTGAAGCTTCTCGGCCGGGATGACGCAAGCGT GGACTGGTATAATCTTGAAAAATCCAAGAGGGTGAAACCTTTTCGCTGTGGGGAGTATGACGAATGCATTGCAAAAGCAAAGGCTGCTGCAGCTAACCCCAACAAGAAGGCAGCGAAATATGCACGGAGGGAAGATGCCATTATTCATGCTCTTGAGATTGAGAATGAGCGCCTAGCCAAGGATAATGTAAATATCAGCTCTCGAATGAGTAACTCTGGTGGTGACCGTGATTGCTCAGCCAGGGAATCACCTGCCACGTCTCACTCTGGCGAGGAGAATGGAGATATGACTGATGAT GGAAGGAGAAAAAGAACACCAAATGATTCAGAGGATGATGGAACAGAAGGAGTTAAGCGCATGAGAGGACTTCAGGACCTGGGAATGGGTGTGGTATCAAAAAGGTCAGTCCAGACGGAAGGGCTTCTTGAAATAGTTCAGCACGACAATGCTTCACTCTTACATTCAAACACTCAGAATGGCATGCCCAATGGAAGTCTTGCAAATGGAAGCAAAAATTCCTCATCCTTGAGAAGAAAGAGATCTCCAGTGGCAACCGCTAATGAATTCCTGAAAAGAAAAAGTCGTAGCCGACCTCTGACAAAGGTTTTGGAGAGTACTGAAATGGTGTCTATTCCAGTTACAGGTGACCAACTTCCAAATTCAAGTGGTTCATCTCTTCAATTATCTGACGGCAAGGTTCCTGAATTAGAACTAAACGAGTCAAAAAGGAGTTTATCTATGGACCACACCGGAGTTTCATGTGATAATGATGCTTCAACAGATGCTCCTGAACAAGCTACAGTGTCTTCCTATATTAATCAGATGAAAGAGAATGAAATTGTCAGCAAATCTGAGTTATTGGAGAATGGTTCTTCTAAAAGAATCTTTGATGTGCGGCTTGTTGGTGAAGAAAAACGCCCTTCAG GTAATTCTGCTGTACTTGCTCCTTGTTCATCTGGAAGGCCTGAAATTGGTGTGGCGGCAAGGCAATCTAATCGAAGTAGTCAAGCTGAAGCTGAATCTTTGAGAAATGGGAGACCTAATGAATCTGGTCCTACAAGTTCTGCAGCCGTGCATGATATTTGCCAAAGTATAGAAAGAGGTGGCTCAAAGTGGCAGTCAAAAGGAAAGAGAAACTCAAGACAAACAAGTAGAGATAGGAAACATAACTCGAGGAAATATATGAACGTTGATGACTTATCCAATGCTAGTTTGGCAAGCATAGGGTGTTCTGATATGCTATGTCATGTTTCGGACCTGAAAAGGAATTGCAATGGTATTAGTGGTTCTGCTACATTTGATTACACATTACAAGGAAAGTCCAAACAAGTTGCGGAATTGTCTGATGGACCGACTCAAAGGTCACTTCCTTATCGGCAGTCTCGCTTCATGGTACCTGCAAGATATCAGACATCTGATTCTATTGCCCGCAATACTTCATTATATGATGTCAAAGTTGAGATTAAAGCAAAGTACCGGCCACAGCATGTTCCGCTGGTTTCTTTAACGAGTAAATTGAATGGTAAAGCCATTGTTGGTCACCCGGTCACAGTTAAGGCTTTGGATGATGGTTATAGTGACAGACTGTTTGGCAGTATGGAATGTGATCTTAGAGGCGGCAAACTTAGTTACGCAGTTCAACAAACTGCAGAAATCGGAAAAATCCCAGCCAGGCATTTGGGCTCGCCAAATTCTCCAAAAACAAAGAAATCCGGACTACTGCAAAAAAAGACCAGGAAGTTATCTTCACTGACTGGTCACAGGCAATCCGAAGAGAGGAAGCTACCGGTAGAGAAAAGCGGTCCGGTAATAGCTTGTATCCCCCTTAAGTTAGTTTTCAGTAGGATAAATGAAGCAGTGAATGGGTTAGCGCGACCAACACATCGTGTGTTAAAAACCAAGTGA
- the LOC101302643 gene encoding GTP-binding protein YPTM2-like, with protein sequence MIPEYDYLFKLLLIGDSGVGKSCLLLRFADDSYIDSYISTIGVDFKIRTVEQDGKVVKLQIWDTAGQERFRTITSSYYRGAHGIILVYDVTDQESFNNVKTWLQEIDKFAVGNVNKLLVGNKSDLADKKVVSSEASKAFADELGIPFLETSAKNSTNVDQAFMTMVTEIKNRIATQPMSANKPSTVHMRGQPVNQKTTCCSS encoded by the exons TGATTATCTTTTCAAACTTTTGCTCATTGGAGATTCTGGCGTTGGCAAGTCTTGCCTTCTTCTGAGATTTGCG GACGATTCTTACATTGACAGCTACATAAGTACCATTGGTGTTGACTTT AAAATTCGAACAGTGGAGCAGGACGGGAAGGTTGTGAAACTTCAAATT TGGGACACGGCTGGTCAAGAACGTTTCAGAACAATTACAAGCAGTTACTATCGCGGTGCACATGGCATTATC CTTGTCTATGATGTCACGGATCAAGAAAGCTTCAACAATGTGAAGACCTGGCTGCAAGAAATTGATAAGTTTGCTGTTGGAAATGTGAACAAGCTGTTGGTTGGAAACAAGTCCGACTTAGCTGACAAGAAAGTGGTGTCTTCTGAAGCCAGCAAG GCATTTGCAGATGAGCTAGGAATTCCGTTCTTGGAAACAAGTGCCAAAAACTCCACCAATGTAGATCAAGCGTTCATGACTATGGTTACAGAGATAAAGAATAG GATTGCTACTCAACCGATGAGTGCTAACAAGCCATCCACTGTGCATATGCGCGGACAGCCAGTTAATCAAAAGACCACCTGCTGCTCATCTTGA